A stretch of Pirellulales bacterium DNA encodes these proteins:
- a CDS encoding efflux RND transporter permease subunit — protein sequence MIERIIEFSIRNRFLVLILAAALTVAGIYATLNTPVDAIPDLSENQVIVFTDWMGRSPREVEDQVTYPLSRKLQGLAGVRAVRSSSEFNFSMITIIFEDGIDFYFARDRVGEKLRQANDYLPPGVVPYLAPDATALGQIFWYTVETSAANPIDPGRLWALNKFYIGPQLNSAAGVADVAIVGGTPLEYQIDVRPEDLRAYGITLGELYAAVGKSNMPAGGGVVQKNNAEYIVRGVGWIKDKYDIENTVIKEVRGTPIFVKNLATVQLGTQFRRSVYEKNGSEVTGGVVLMRHGENPLDVTERVKEKIQDLQPGLPEGVHIVAAYDRTRLIHGAIHTLTEVMWHEMLIASVAILLILMHFRSVFVICVTLPLSVLFSFFLMWVLRETGVIDIQANIMSLAGITISIGILVDQAIVMTENATHHLKAHFGDQKVRGDIRELVIEPCRTVGRPIFFSVLIMLLSFVPVFMLSGREGKLFHPLAFTKSFAMLGVALISVTLVPALIPTFIKGRLRSEEENWIVRSFINIYKPLLTWALPRRNLVMWMFAVLLILAAGMFPLQAVFGQGASETAWRSAFLLVFFVVTAITVILTRGFRSQFLALATLIFIGLWSFHFQKIGVAFMPALDEGATLDMPVTVPRASITQAADDLKARDALLRGFPEVESVIGKSGRADTPTDPAPLDMVETFVNYRPKELWPKRVLKYKDAAGQTSIVLDSLETQDFLIRAPNAEDRDNLMNNACQKALERFDESMRSLALLRYREFTFELEAVLTEFAIRELIQRLEAAGVLQWPQGADSENEMKRLAAKFGPKYGSWLVEAPVLEDITQLTRDVAASLFETGVISDPVTALDLKRSALGDLVSGVSEFFGAERETLATELLGAVIDHRTEKWRERVGQVNWELFDRGTEVFTWYALQELAKGAQGVGLVTGAPRGQELKRFADATIQSQLGNAPSEADFASFVSIREQLTAPFHDRVFLWPRQTGPKGDLVDDEMGRVLQVPGWSNIFTQPIINRIEMLSTGVRTDIGVKVFGPNLDVIDKTCKEIETALKPINGARDVIAAPIMGKGYVQIDIDRQQAARYGISVEDIQNEIEVALAGRAVTFTVEQRNRFPVRIRYARADRTDEESIRRLLISAGNRIETTAEMATGNKEMPGAKPDDKTSGPHAAKPAHAKPGQPLIPLSAVAEVKIVEGPAMIKSENGRLLNYVTLNVRGRDIVGFVDEAQRVVSQKIKLPEGVHIEWSGEFEHQVRAARTLRFVFPAVIVLIFIILYMTYNDLADAALMMLAVPEALAGGAFFMYLFPKIMQGWDAPPMDFSVAVWVGFIACFGMATETGIIMLVYLREALEKRGGLENIQSLEELRQAVIEGAVHRLRPKLLTEGVAIIAIFPMVFAKGVGGEILAPMALPVLGGLLISDEVVDLFLPVRFYWVRRARWLKLHAKNVESPSRVRLPSISQNVAV from the coding sequence ATGATTGAGCGAATCATCGAGTTCTCGATTCGAAATCGGTTTTTGGTCTTGATCTTGGCGGCAGCACTGACCGTTGCCGGCATCTATGCGACCTTGAACACGCCCGTCGATGCGATCCCCGACCTGAGCGAGAATCAGGTGATCGTGTTCACCGACTGGATGGGCCGCAGTCCGCGCGAAGTTGAAGATCAGGTGACCTATCCGCTGTCCAGGAAATTGCAAGGTCTCGCCGGCGTCAGAGCGGTTCGCTCGTCGTCCGAATTCAATTTCTCGATGATTACTATCATCTTTGAGGATGGCATCGACTTCTATTTCGCCCGCGACCGTGTGGGCGAAAAGCTGCGCCAGGCCAACGACTATTTGCCTCCAGGCGTCGTGCCATATCTGGCACCGGATGCGACGGCCTTGGGACAAATCTTTTGGTATACCGTCGAGACGAGCGCCGCCAACCCGATAGATCCAGGGCGGCTCTGGGCGCTCAACAAGTTTTACATCGGACCACAGCTTAATTCGGCGGCCGGCGTTGCGGATGTGGCCATCGTCGGGGGAACACCACTAGAATATCAAATCGACGTAAGGCCAGAAGACTTAAGAGCTTATGGCATTACCCTAGGCGAGCTTTATGCGGCGGTTGGCAAGAGCAACATGCCGGCGGGTGGCGGAGTGGTTCAGAAGAACAACGCCGAGTACATCGTCCGCGGCGTCGGTTGGATCAAGGATAAGTACGACATTGAAAATACGGTGATTAAAGAGGTCCGAGGCACGCCGATCTTTGTCAAAAATCTGGCTACCGTGCAGCTTGGCACCCAGTTTCGGCGCAGCGTGTACGAAAAGAACGGCAGCGAAGTAACCGGCGGTGTGGTCCTGATGCGACATGGGGAGAATCCGCTGGATGTCACGGAGAGAGTGAAAGAAAAAATCCAAGATTTGCAGCCTGGATTGCCCGAGGGTGTGCATATTGTCGCCGCGTACGACCGCACGCGGCTGATTCACGGCGCCATTCACACGCTCACCGAGGTCATGTGGCATGAAATGCTCATCGCATCCGTTGCCATCCTGCTGATCCTAATGCACTTCCGTAGCGTGTTTGTCATCTGTGTGACTTTGCCATTATCGGTGCTGTTTTCGTTCTTTTTGATGTGGGTGCTGCGCGAAACGGGCGTGATCGACATCCAGGCCAATATCATGTCGCTGGCCGGGATCACGATCTCGATTGGCATTCTTGTCGATCAAGCGATCGTGATGACGGAAAATGCTACCCATCATCTCAAAGCGCATTTTGGCGATCAGAAAGTTCGGGGTGATATTCGTGAATTAGTGATCGAGCCTTGTCGCACGGTCGGGCGGCCGATTTTCTTCTCCGTGCTGATTATGTTGCTGTCGTTTGTGCCCGTCTTCATGCTCAGCGGCCGAGAAGGGAAGCTGTTTCATCCCCTCGCCTTTACCAAGAGCTTTGCCATGCTTGGCGTGGCATTAATTTCGGTAACGCTCGTTCCAGCCTTAATTCCCACCTTCATCAAAGGCAGGCTGCGAAGTGAAGAAGAAAACTGGATCGTCCGCAGTTTTATCAATATTTACAAGCCGCTATTAACGTGGGCGCTGCCTCGCCGAAATCTCGTGATGTGGATGTTTGCCGTTTTATTGATTTTGGCGGCCGGGATGTTTCCGCTGCAAGCGGTTTTCGGTCAGGGCGCGTCCGAAACGGCGTGGCGGTCTGCCTTTTTATTGGTCTTTTTCGTCGTCACGGCGATTACCGTAATTCTCACGCGAGGTTTTCGTTCACAGTTTTTGGCGCTCGCGACACTCATTTTCATCGGGCTGTGGTCGTTTCATTTCCAGAAAATTGGCGTGGCCTTTATGCCGGCCCTCGATGAAGGCGCAACGCTCGACATGCCCGTTACCGTCCCGCGCGCCAGCATCACTCAAGCTGCGGACGATCTCAAAGCCCGCGATGCCCTCTTGCGTGGCTTTCCTGAAGTTGAGTCGGTGATTGGAAAATCAGGGCGTGCCGATACGCCGACCGACCCTGCGCCGCTGGATATGGTGGAAACCTTTGTCAATTACCGTCCTAAAGAACTTTGGCCCAAGCGCGTACTCAAGTACAAGGACGCGGCCGGTCAGACCTCAATTGTGCTCGATTCGCTGGAAACCCAGGATTTTTTGATCCGCGCGCCAAATGCCGAAGATCGCGATAACTTAATGAACAATGCATGTCAAAAGGCGCTGGAGCGTTTCGACGAATCCATGCGCAGTTTGGCCTTGTTGCGATATCGCGAGTTCACGTTCGAATTGGAAGCTGTGCTGACCGAATTTGCAATCCGCGAATTAATTCAAAGGCTCGAAGCTGCCGGTGTCTTACAGTGGCCGCAGGGAGCGGACTCCGAGAACGAAATGAAGCGGCTTGCCGCGAAGTTCGGCCCGAAATATGGTTCGTGGCTGGTTGAGGCGCCGGTCCTTGAAGACATCACGCAACTCACTCGCGATGTCGCGGCAAGTCTGTTTGAAACAGGCGTAATCTCCGACCCGGTAACCGCCTTGGATTTGAAACGATCCGCTCTGGGCGACTTGGTCAGCGGTGTTTCTGAGTTTTTCGGCGCGGAAAGAGAAACCCTGGCAACCGAATTGCTTGGCGCAGTCATCGATCACCGAACGGAGAAATGGAGAGAACGAGTTGGTCAAGTGAATTGGGAGCTATTCGACCGCGGCACCGAAGTATTTACCTGGTACGCCTTACAGGAACTGGCGAAGGGCGCACAAGGGGTTGGATTAGTGACCGGCGCTCCACGGGGGCAGGAATTAAAACGTTTCGCGGATGCCACGATTCAATCACAACTTGGAAACGCGCCTAGTGAAGCGGATTTTGCTTCGTTTGTCTCGATCCGCGAGCAATTGACGGCTCCCTTTCACGACCGCGTGTTTCTCTGGCCTCGGCAGACCGGACCCAAGGGTGACCTCGTCGATGATGAAATGGGGCGTGTGCTTCAGGTGCCTGGCTGGAGCAACATCTTTACCCAGCCGATCATTAATCGAATCGAAATGCTCTCCACCGGCGTTCGGACGGATATTGGGGTCAAGGTATTTGGCCCGAATTTGGACGTGATTGACAAGACGTGCAAGGAAATCGAGACAGCGCTCAAGCCAATCAATGGAGCACGCGACGTCATCGCTGCTCCGATCATGGGCAAAGGCTACGTTCAGATCGACATCGACCGCCAGCAAGCCGCTCGGTACGGCATTTCCGTCGAAGACATCCAAAACGAAATCGAGGTTGCCTTGGCCGGGCGCGCCGTCACCTTCACCGTAGAACAGCGCAATCGCTTTCCTGTTCGGATTCGCTACGCCCGCGCGGATCGAACGGACGAAGAGAGCATTCGACGATTGTTGATTAGTGCTGGAAATCGAATCGAGACAACTGCCGAGATGGCTACGGGCAATAAGGAAATGCCGGGAGCCAAGCCCGATGACAAAACGTCCGGCCCTCATGCGGCGAAGCCCGCTCACGCCAAACCGGGGCAGCCGCTGATTCCGCTGAGCGCGGTCGCAGAAGTAAAGATCGTTGAAGGGCCAGCGATGATTAAGAGCGAGAATGGTCGATTGCTCAACTATGTCACACTCAATGTCCGCGGCCGCGATATTGTCGGCTTCGTTGACGAAGCACAGAGGGTGGTTTCGCAAAAAATCAAGTTGCCAGAAGGCGTCCATATCGAATGGAGTGGAGAATTCGAGCATCAGGTGCGTGCCGCACGGACGCTGCGATTCGTCTTTCCCGCGGTGATCGTGCTGATCTTCATCATTCTGTACATGACTTACAACGACTTGGCGGATGCCGCGCTGATGATGCTTGCAGTGCCCGAAGCATTGGCTGGCGGGGCATTTTTCATGTACTTGTTTCCCAAGATCATGCAGGGTTGGGATGCGCCGCCGATGGATTTTAGCGTTGCAGTCTGGGTTGGTTTTATTGCGTGCTTTGGCATGGCTACCGAAACTGGCATCATCATGCTGGTCTATCTGCGCGAAGCCCTTGAGAAGCGTGGCGGACTGGAGAATATCCAATCGCTGGAGGAACTTCGGCAAGCCGTGATCGAGGGTGCGGTTCACCGGCTGCGTCCCAAATTGCTCACCGAAGGCGTAGCGATTATTGCTATTTTTCCGATGGTGTTTGCCAAGGGAGTTGGCGGCGAGATTCTCGCGCCGATGGCCTTGCCGGTGCTGGGAGGGTTGCTAATCTCCGATGAAGTCGTGGACCTGTTCTTGCCGGTGCGCTTTTATTGGGTTCGTCGCGCCAGATGGTTAAAACTGCATGCAAAGAACGTTGAATCTCCCAGCAGAGTGCGATTGCCGAGTATTTCCCAAAATGTGGCCGTTTAG
- a CDS encoding copper-binding protein, producing the protein MRSAIYGGLFTVAFLLGCQGKSQPAAKQYDVTGKVTAVDAATQVIRLDHDDIPGLMQAMEMDFKVDQPQLLKGIGEGDRVKGRMEVRSGDYIFTNLSKQ; encoded by the coding sequence ATGAGAAGCGCGATTTACGGCGGATTATTCACCGTTGCTTTTTTGCTTGGTTGTCAGGGCAAGAGCCAACCGGCTGCCAAACAGTACGACGTGACTGGCAAAGTGACAGCGGTCGATGCCGCGACGCAAGTCATCCGACTCGATCACGACGATATTCCCGGCTTGATGCAAGCAATGGAAATGGATTTTAAGGTCGATCAGCCGCAACTGCTAAAAGGCATCGGCGAGGGAGACCGCGTGAAAGGCCGAATGGAAGTCCGCTCCGGCGACTACATCTTCACCAACCTCAGCAAGCAGTAA
- a CDS encoding oligopeptide transporter, OPT family — protein MAAPAPAPVKPPSRRADDGLSTAHKPYVPDEAKMAEFTWSAVIAGALLGIVFGASSLYLVLKVGMTVSASIPVAVLSITLFRGLSRAFGFRPATILENNIVQTAGSAGESIAFGVGVTMPAIMLLGFDMTLPRVMIVSLLGGVLGILMMIPLRRAFIVRMHGQLLYPEGTACAQVLMTGDKGGASGQLVFLGFFIAFCHKFLTGAAMVLQETIHYFWGKFNRAAVLSMDLAPELLGVGFIIGVKTASIMMAGAVVGNLVILPAIALFGDSVPGLISPGAERIADMDFGEIQASYLRYIGAGCVTAAGIISMFRTLPMIVRSATAGLRGLGGSQDSQRKSRRTEHDMPLPVVVVGSLILLGVLAAILSVEVPITAALLGAGLVLAFGFLFVTVSSRLTGEIGSSSNPISGMTVATLSLTCLIFLSFGMTTPSDRVLALSIAGVVCIAASNAGTTSQDLKTGYLIGGTPILQQYAILVGALTSALVIGGTLLLFNQAGVVYSEINLPKVVLTPSQFDALNEKESYQGKEYRVWQPTAQQFPGVPAAKYLVGEDRQPAWIVDPGITGRIPERETFLTDQLPTGRYRDRLNRENQKKPLPSVTLRGGQYFIWDVTKESDPDVSPGRYLVDGNGVVRYRVESSEVKMKFAAPKTQVMGIIINGVLEQTLNWGLVLIGAMLAIGIELCGASSLAFAVGVYIPMQYTSPIFLGGVISWLAGKIRGRKNQNKSVVTEAESESSPGTLLASGYIAGGTLAAVVIAFIEFSPALKKALNYKESVPDAVRGSLLPVAIFAVLIVLLFFIGSQRTKDSVSRSPTSNRPE, from the coding sequence ATGGCAGCACCAGCACCCGCCCCTGTCAAACCACCCTCGCGTCGCGCCGACGATGGCCTCTCGACGGCGCACAAGCCCTACGTGCCCGACGAAGCCAAGATGGCAGAGTTCACCTGGTCGGCGGTGATTGCCGGAGCACTGCTAGGCATCGTTTTTGGCGCGTCGTCGCTCTACTTGGTGCTAAAGGTCGGCATGACCGTCTCCGCGTCGATACCGGTGGCCGTATTGTCGATCACACTGTTCCGCGGCCTGTCGCGCGCATTTGGCTTCCGGCCGGCAACGATCCTTGAGAACAACATCGTGCAGACCGCAGGCTCTGCTGGAGAGTCGATCGCATTCGGCGTTGGCGTGACGATGCCTGCCATCATGCTGCTGGGATTCGACATGACATTGCCCCGCGTAATGATCGTCTCGCTTTTGGGCGGTGTGCTAGGAATCCTCATGATGATTCCACTACGGCGCGCATTCATCGTGCGGATGCACGGCCAGTTGTTGTACCCTGAAGGAACCGCTTGCGCTCAAGTGCTGATGACTGGCGACAAAGGCGGAGCCAGTGGGCAACTCGTCTTCCTTGGATTTTTCATTGCTTTTTGTCACAAGTTTCTGACTGGGGCGGCAATGGTACTCCAGGAAACGATTCACTATTTCTGGGGGAAATTCAATCGCGCGGCAGTATTGTCGATGGATCTTGCTCCGGAATTACTCGGGGTGGGTTTCATTATCGGCGTCAAGACCGCATCGATCATGATGGCCGGCGCCGTTGTCGGCAATCTGGTGATCTTGCCGGCAATTGCGCTCTTCGGCGATTCCGTTCCAGGGCTAATTTCCCCCGGTGCCGAGCGAATCGCGGATATGGATTTTGGCGAGATTCAGGCGAGCTATTTGAGATACATTGGCGCAGGATGCGTGACCGCGGCAGGGATCATTAGCATGTTTCGCACGCTGCCGATGATCGTTCGCTCCGCGACTGCCGGGCTGCGCGGCTTGGGTGGAAGTCAAGACAGCCAGCGCAAGTCGCGCCGCACAGAGCATGATATGCCGCTGCCGGTCGTGGTGGTCGGGAGCTTAATATTACTGGGGGTGCTGGCGGCAATTCTTTCCGTGGAGGTGCCAATTACGGCGGCGCTCCTGGGAGCTGGCTTGGTGCTTGCATTCGGGTTTTTGTTTGTCACGGTCTCGTCGCGTCTGACTGGGGAAATTGGCTCTTCGTCGAATCCGATTTCTGGCATGACCGTTGCGACACTTTCGCTCACGTGTTTGATATTCCTATCGTTTGGGATGACAACTCCGAGCGACCGCGTTTTGGCGCTGTCGATCGCTGGAGTCGTATGCATCGCCGCGAGCAATGCCGGCACGACGTCTCAAGATCTAAAGACCGGTTATTTAATCGGCGGAACGCCGATCCTGCAGCAATATGCGATCCTTGTTGGGGCGTTAACTTCGGCATTGGTGATTGGCGGAACCCTACTGTTGTTCAATCAAGCAGGCGTCGTTTATAGCGAGATTAATCTGCCCAAGGTCGTGTTAACGCCATCGCAATTCGATGCTTTGAATGAAAAAGAATCGTACCAAGGAAAAGAATATCGAGTTTGGCAACCAACCGCGCAGCAATTTCCCGGCGTCCCTGCCGCCAAATATTTGGTCGGAGAAGATCGGCAGCCAGCGTGGATCGTCGATCCCGGCATCACGGGTCGAATTCCCGAACGTGAGACTTTTCTTACCGACCAACTGCCCACCGGTCGCTACCGCGATCGCTTGAATCGCGAGAATCAGAAGAAACCGCTGCCAAGCGTGACGCTGCGTGGCGGTCAATATTTCATTTGGGATGTTACGAAGGAAAGCGACCCCGATGTCTCTCCTGGACGATACCTTGTCGATGGCAACGGCGTTGTGCGCTATCGAGTCGAATCCTCGGAAGTCAAGATGAAATTTGCCGCGCCGAAAACGCAGGTGATGGGCATCATTATCAATGGCGTGCTCGAACAAACCTTGAATTGGGGATTGGTGCTGATTGGAGCGATGCTGGCCATCGGCATCGAACTATGTGGCGCCTCCTCCCTGGCATTCGCGGTTGGCGTATACATTCCCATGCAGTACACGTCGCCGATTTTCCTGGGCGGCGTTATCTCGTGGTTGGCCGGTAAGATCCGGGGTCGGAAAAATCAGAATAAATCGGTCGTAACGGAGGCAGAATCCGAAAGCAGCCCTGGGACGCTATTGGCCAGCGGTTATATCGCCGGTGGCACGTTGGCTGCCGTGGTCATTGCGTTCATTGAATTTTCGCCGGCGCTGAAAAAGGCCCTAAACTATAAAGAATCGGTGCCGGATGCCGTGCGCGGAAGCCTGCTACCGGTAGCCATCTTTGCTGTCCTGATTGTGCTGTTGTTCTTTATCGGTTCACAACGCACGAAAGACTCTGTTTCACGTTCTCCCACCTCAAACCGGCCCGAATAG
- a CDS encoding S46 family peptidase, whose amino-acid sequence MSLSSKSLRADEGMWLFNHPPKKLLKDQYNFEPTDKWLANLQHSAVRFNSGGSGAFISPGGLVLTNHHVGADALQKLSSKDHDYLATGFYAKSPADEIKCVDLELNVLMSIEDVTKQVNDAVKDDMSAAEAQKARRAVMNTIEKESLDASGLRSDVVTLYQGGEYHLYRYKKYTDVRLVFAPEQAIAFFGGDPDNFEFPRYDLDICIFRVYENDQPAKIEHYLPFSKNGAKDGELTFVAGHPGRTDRMNTVRHLEFLRDKYYPSSLRTIFRREVVLSTFSERSLENARRAKDELFGYQNTRKARLGGLAGLQDPAIMKQKQEDEKALREKIAKDPKLKQFAGAWDEVGKAIDQWKSIYTEYGTLEVGTAFNTELFHIARMLVRLADEVKKDNAERLREYRESNQESLEQQLFSEAPIYDDLETAKLADSLSQFMELMGAENQWVGKVLQGRAPRDRASELVGGSRLQDVAFRKELARGGRTAIEGSNDPMILLARLIDPPARAIRKSYEETVDEPMKQAYAKIAKARFAIEGTDTYPDATFTLRLAFGQVKGYELDGKQVPPWTTIGGAFQHADNHGSKPPFQLPSSWLNPPKSLNMDTPLNFVSTADIIGGNSGSPVVNRDGEYCGIIFDGNLQSLVLDFTYTDKVARAISVHSSAILEALRKVYEADALVNEIEKARK is encoded by the coding sequence ATGTCGCTGTCCTCCAAATCGCTTCGGGCCGACGAAGGCATGTGGCTGTTTAATCATCCACCCAAGAAGCTGCTCAAGGATCAATACAACTTCGAGCCGACCGACAAGTGGCTGGCCAATTTGCAGCACTCGGCCGTGCGGTTCAACAGCGGCGGCAGCGGGGCGTTTATCTCGCCGGGCGGTTTGGTGCTGACCAATCATCACGTCGGCGCCGATGCGCTGCAAAAGCTGAGCAGCAAAGACCACGACTATCTCGCGACCGGCTTCTATGCCAAGTCGCCAGCCGACGAGATCAAATGCGTCGATCTGGAATTGAACGTGCTGATGAGCATCGAAGACGTCACCAAGCAGGTCAACGATGCGGTGAAGGACGACATGAGCGCGGCCGAGGCGCAAAAGGCTCGCCGCGCAGTAATGAACACGATCGAGAAGGAATCGCTCGATGCTTCTGGGCTGCGCAGCGACGTCGTCACGCTTTATCAAGGGGGCGAGTATCACCTCTATCGCTACAAAAAATATACGGACGTGCGGCTGGTGTTCGCTCCCGAACAAGCCATCGCGTTCTTCGGCGGCGACCCCGATAACTTTGAATTTCCGCGCTACGACTTGGATATCTGTATCTTCCGCGTTTACGAAAACGACCAGCCGGCGAAGATCGAGCACTATCTGCCGTTCAGCAAAAATGGCGCGAAGGACGGCGAGTTGACATTTGTCGCCGGCCATCCTGGCCGAACCGACCGGATGAACACCGTGCGGCATTTGGAGTTCCTGCGAGACAAGTACTATCCCTCTTCGCTGCGCACGATTTTCCGTCGTGAGGTCGTGCTCTCGACCTTTAGCGAGCGCAGTTTGGAGAATGCTCGCCGCGCGAAAGATGAGCTGTTCGGCTATCAAAACACCCGCAAAGCGCGGCTCGGTGGATTGGCCGGTCTGCAAGATCCGGCGATTATGAAGCAAAAGCAAGAAGACGAAAAAGCCCTCCGCGAGAAGATTGCCAAAGATCCGAAGCTGAAACAATTCGCCGGCGCTTGGGACGAAGTCGGCAAAGCGATCGACCAATGGAAATCGATCTACACTGAGTACGGCACGCTCGAAGTTGGCACCGCGTTCAACACCGAATTGTTTCACATCGCTCGCATGTTGGTGCGGCTGGCCGACGAAGTGAAAAAAGACAATGCCGAGCGGCTCCGCGAATATCGTGAATCGAATCAGGAATCGCTTGAGCAGCAGCTTTTTTCGGAGGCCCCGATTTACGACGACCTCGAAACAGCAAAGCTAGCCGATTCACTCAGCCAGTTCATGGAGTTGATGGGTGCCGAGAACCAGTGGGTCGGCAAAGTGCTGCAAGGCCGAGCGCCGCGCGACCGGGCTAGCGAACTCGTCGGCGGCAGCCGGTTGCAAGACGTGGCCTTCCGCAAAGAGTTGGCTCGAGGAGGACGTACGGCGATCGAAGGCTCGAACGACCCGATGATATTGCTAGCCCGTCTGATCGACCCGCCGGCACGGGCCATTCGCAAGTCTTACGAAGAGACGGTGGACGAACCGATGAAGCAAGCCTATGCGAAGATCGCCAAGGCCCGCTTTGCCATCGAAGGGACCGACACCTACCCCGACGCCACATTCACCCTTCGCCTCGCCTTCGGCCAGGTGAAGGGCTACGAACTCGACGGCAAGCAAGTTCCGCCCTGGACGACGATCGGCGGCGCGTTTCAACACGCCGACAACCACGGCTCAAAGCCGCCGTTTCAACTGCCGTCGAGCTGGCTAAACCCGCCGAAGTCGCTCAACATGGATACGCCGCTCAATTTCGTCAGCACTGCGGACATCATCGGTGGCAACAGCGGCAGCCCCGTAGTCAACCGCGACGGTGAGTATTGCGGCATCATCTTCGACGGCAACCTCCAGTCGCTCGTGCTCGACTTCACATACACCGACAAAGTAGCCCGCGCGATCAGCGTGCATTCAAGCGCAATCCTCGAAGCGCTACGCAAGGTGTACGAGGCCGATGCGCTGGTGAACGAGATCGAAAAGGCGCGGAAGTGA